GCTCGGACAGGATGAGGGGATTGTCCAGTCGCTCCTCGCGAAGGCGGGGGTCTCGATCCCGCGGCTCTCCAATCGAGTCGAATCGGAGATCGCCACCTTCCCATCCCAGCGCGGCGGCGTCGATGTCACCCCGACGCTCGATCGAACCCTTTCCAAGGTCTTCGAGCGCGCCGAAGCGACCGCCAAGGAACTCGGCGACGCGTACGTGTCGACCGAACATCTCCTCCTCGCCCTCGCCGAAACCAAGGGGACGTCGGCCCGGCAGCTGTTCGAAGCAGAGGGGCTGACCGCCAAGGAACTCCGGACTGCCCTGGACGAAGTCCGCGGCTCGCACCGTGTCACGACCGACACGCCGGAGGAGCAGTACCAATCGCTCGCGCGATTCACGCGCAACCTCACCGACCAGGCGCGAAGCGGCAAACTCGATCCGGTGATCGGCCGGGACGAGGAAGTTCGTCGCGTCATGCAGGTGCTCTCGCGCCGCACCAAGAACAATCCGGTGCTGATCGGGGAACCCGGCGTCGGCAAGACCGCGATCGTCGAGGGACTGGCGCAGCGCATCGTCAACGGCGATGTCCCCGACTCGCTCCGCGGCAAGGAAATCATCGCACTCGACATCGGCCAGTTGCTCGCCGGCGCCAAGTATCGCGGCGAGTTCGAGGAGCGGCTCAAGTCGGTGGTGAAGGAACTCACCGACGCCGCGGGTCGCTACGTCGTCTTCATCGACGAACTGCACACGCTGGTCGGTGCGGGGAAGGCCGAGGGCGCGGTCGACGCATCGAACCTGCTCAAACCGGCGCTTGCCCGCGGTGAACTGCATGTGGTCGGCGCCACGACCCTCGACGAGTACCGGCAGAACATCGAGAAGGATGCCGCGCTCGAACGGCGCTTCCAGCCGGTCTACGTCGGCGAACCGACCGTCGAGGACACCATCGCGATCCTGCGCGGCCTCAAGGAGAAGTACGAAGTCCACCACGGCGTGCGCATCACGGACAACGCGCTGGTGTCGGCGGCAACGCTCTCGAACCGCTATATCGGCGACCGCTTCCTTCCGGACAAGGCGATCGACCTGGTCGACGAGGCGGCGTCGCGGATCCGGATGGAGATCGACTCCCTCCCGCAGGAGATCGACGAGGTCGAGCGCCGCATCCTGCAGCTCGAGATCGAACGGCAGTCGCTGGTCCGCGACAAGGACAAGGCATCGGTCCAGCGGCGCAAGGCACTGGAGCAGGAGATCGCCGAGCTCAAGGAGAAGAGCGCCGGAATGAAGGCGCGGTGGCAATCGGAGAAGCAGGCGATCGAGGGGATCCAGAAGCGGAAGGCGCAGGTCGAGGCGATGCGCGCCGAAATCGACCAGGCAACGCGCGCCGGCGACCTGCAGAAGGCCGCCGAACTTCGATACGGCAAGATCCCTGAACTGGAACGCGAGCTTGCCGGCGAAGAACAGAAGCTCAACGAGGCGCAGAAATCGTCCAAGTACCTCCGCGAGGAAGTCGGGTCGGAAGACATCGCGAATGTGGTGGCGAAGTGGACCGGGATTCCGGTCAGCAAGATGCTCGAGTCCGATCGCGAGCGCCTCACGCGGCTCGAAGCCGAACTCGGCCGCCGCGTGGTCGGCCAGCCGGAAGCGATCACGGCGGTGGCCAACGCGGTACGCCGCGCCCGCGCCGGGCTGCAGGACGTCGGCAAGCCGACCGGCTCCTTCATCTTCCTCGGTCCCACCGGAGTCGGCAAGACCGAGACGGCGCGCGCGTTGGCGGAATTCCTTTTCGACGATGAGCGCGCGATGGTGCGCCTCGACATGTCGGAGTACATGGAGAAGCATGCCGTCGCCAGGATGATCGGCGCGCCGCCGGGGTACGTCGGCTACGAAGAGGGTGGGCAGCTCACCGAAGCGGTGCGCCGTCGCCCCTACTGCGTGATCCTCTTCGATGAAATCGAGAAGGCGCACCCCGACGTCTTCAACCTGCTGCTGCAGGTCCTCGACGATGGCCGCCTCACCGATTCGCAGGGGCGGGCGGTCGACTTCCGCAATACCGTGATCATCATGACCAGCAACATCGGGTCGCGGTACATTCTCGAGACGAAGAGCATTGCGCCGGATGCATGGCCGGAGGTCGAAGCGAAGGTCCTCGCCGACCTGCGTGCGCATTTCCGCCCCGAGTTCCTCAATCGCGTCGACGATATCGTCGTCTTCCGGCCGCTGTCGCGCGAGGATCTCGATCACATCGTCGCCCTGCAGCTCGCCAGGCTGCGCGCCCTCGTGGCGGCGCGGGGACTGGTCCTCGACGTTGCGCCGGAGGCGATGACCTGGCTTGCGGAGGCCGGTTACGATCCGCTGTACGGCGCCCGGCCGCTCAAGCGCGTGATCCAGCGGGAATTGCAGAACCCGATCGCGCTGCAGCTGCTGGAAGGGAAATACAACGAGGGCGACACGATTCACGTTGCCGTCAATGGTGGCCAGCTCGAGTTCGCCCACTAGCGCGATGCGTGGCCCGCAGCCGGCACCAGGAGATGTCGCGGGGATGCGGCTGGCGCTCGACCAGGCAGGGCAGGCGATGACCGTTGGCGAAGTGCCGATCGGTGCCGTGGTGATGCGGGAGGGAGTGGTTCTCGCCGCGGCGCACAACGCGACCGTTGCACTGCGCGATCCGACGGCGCACGCCGAACTCCTCGCCCTCCGCCAGGCGCTCGCCACGGCCGGAAGCGACCGCCTCACCGGCGCCACGCTGTACATCACGCTGGAGCCGTGCGCGCAATGCGCCGGCGCAATCGTCCTCGCCAAGGTCGGCCGCGTCGTCTTCGGTGCCTGGGACGACAAGGCGGGGATGGCGGGATCGATTCACGATCTCCTCCGCCACCCCCGCCTCAATCATCGCCCCGAAGTCGTCGGCGGCGTCCTCGCCGACGAGTGCGCCGACCTCCTCAGGTCATTCTTCGAAGCCCGCCGGTGATTTGATTCTGCTTGTCAGGGCGCCGTTCGTCCCAGCGTGTCATACAGCGGGGCGGCGCGAGTCACCGTGCTCGCCGGGTTGGATACCGTCATCGCCATCACCCGGACCCTGTCGTTGTCGGGGAGCGTGATCGTCTTCGTCCCCGCCGGGATATCGATCGGATAGGCGAAGAGATACGAGTACGAGTAGAACTGATTGGCGCCGGCCGCGTCGTGGTGGTGCGACGCGAACCAGGCGATGTCGGCCGGCTTGATGAATCCCGGATTGAGATGATCCATCGCGTCGATCATCCGCGGTCCCTGGTTGCCGCGACCGCGACCGCGCGGAACCTTCGACGTGTCGCCGCCGGCCTTGAGGACGGAGTCGATGCGCACCCGGCGCACCGAATCGGCGCGTCGTTGCCCCGCGGCCTGGGCAGCGAGTTGCTGCGGCGTCGGTGGCGGCCCCGGAATCCGCTTCATCGTGCGATAGTCCCACTGTCCGATGTAGCCGCCCCAATCCTCGATATCGAACGTCCGGCTCAGGTTGCCAGCGCGGAATGTCGCCGTCTGGTCGCCGTCGTCCGATGCCGCGAGGATGTACACCCGCGTCCAATTCCCCGCGGGGAGAGAAATCGTCTGTCCCTTCGCCGTGACGGCATCGAGGGAGCCGGCACCGGCAGTCGGGCCCAGGTGGAAGCGCACGCCGTCATAGTCGAGTGACGCCGGAAGCATCTCCGCCGGCAGCGCGCTTCCGTCTGCGGCAAATCCACCGACCGAGTGCTGCGCGTCGCGCGACGTCACCGATCGGTCATAGGTCAGTGCTACCGGCGCCGAGCGTTGCGGCACGATGCGGATTGGTGCCGGCGCAACGGTGACGGCGAATGACCGGATCGCGAATGGCTTGATCGATGTCACCAGCGCCCCGCCGCGCACCGTCGCCGCACCGAGCGGCTGTTCCTGGCCGTTCACTTCGCGGGCGGCAGTGACTGGTCCCGCGAACGAAAGCTGCACGTTCGAATGAGCCTTCCCGTCGAGCTCGACGATCCGCACGATGAGCTCGTTGCTTGCTTCGGCCTTCTTGAGCGCCATGACCCGGACCCGCGGGTCGCTGACCTTGAGCAGCGAGAGCTCGCTGCCTGCGCGGCCCGCATGCTTCGTGGTGGCAAACGCCATCATCGGCGTGTTGAGCCGCCATCCTTGCCAATCGGTCTGTCCCGCGCGGAAGTCGCCACTGTGGCCGGCGATCCCGTACCGGAACTCGTGGTGTCCGAAATCCTGTGACGCCTGGTCGGTGTACCCGCCGCGCGATCCGGGAGTCCGGATCAGCGTCAGCCGGATGGTGTTGTCGTTGAGCTTGTCGGATCCATTCTTGTCGTCGGTGAGGATGGTCGTGCCGAACGACCCGCTCTTGTCGGTGAGGTCGATCCACTGATGCGACGGGACCTCGAACTTCCGGTCGTATTCGTTGCCGCGCTTCATCGTTCCGACATCCCAGTTGTACGTGGCAGCGCTGTCGGTTGCGGTGAACGGGAAGGTCGCCTTGAGCGCAGTTGCCGGCATCCGCCAGTCGATCACGTTGGCCACTTCGACCCGGTTGCCCGCGTCGCCCGCTCCCAGCGAAACCGTCTGTTCGAAGTGCGACGAGTCGACGCTCCGATCGATCGTGATCGCGACGCGGGCCGGACCGCGTTCGGTCACGCGGATCGTTGCTGGACCGGAGACGTACCCGCGCGGCGCCGCCTGTTCGTCGGCAAAATCCATGTTCCACGCCGGCCACTGTGCCGGATCATCGTGCAGCAGCGCCAGACGGATCGGCGCCGAGAGAAGTTCGCGGTTGACCGTCTTGTCGAACACCGACGCGATATCGCCGTTGTCGTCGATCCGCACCTTGTACCGGGCATTCTCGAGCGAACGATCGTCGACGTGGAGCTCGGTCGGCGGTGCCGCAGCTGTCGCCGCGGTGTTGACGCCGTAGATCGCAAAGCCGACCGACGGGACGTGGGCGATGAATGTGACCGTCGCCGACGTGTCGGTGTGCGAGACGAGATCGGCGGGAACCACGGTGCCCCGTTGATCGTGCACCACGACTCCAGTCGCGTTGCCAGTCGCCGGCACAGTCGCCGTCACCAGGTCCGTCCGCGCGATGTTGAGCGGGTTGTACACCACCACCGGCGTTCCGGCGACCTGGGTATTCAGCGCCGATGCCACCGAGCTCGTTCCGCTGGTGATGACATCGGCCAGGGTATTCATCGCGATCACGTCATCGTTCCAGGCGAACTCATATGCTTTCGGCGTCGCGGTCCCCGCTGCGATGTCGTGGAAGTGGTCACCGAGCATCAACGTCCAGGCGTTGTCGAGCCGCGCCGCCGGATACGCCGGCCCGCCCAGCCACTGCGCGGCGATCGATGCCTTCTCGGCCGCATCCGCGAGGATCTCGTTCTGACGGATCCAGCGCTTCTGGTATGCTTCGGAAGTGAGCGAACCAGCGGAGTGGTTCTGCAGCTCCATCTCGCCGGAGTAGCGCGGCAACTTCGCGATCTCTGTCGGCGTGAGGTCAAGGAAGAACTGGTCGGCGCGCGAGGAGATCACCTTGATCGGACCGGCCGTGTCCTGGACCGAGCGCTGGATCCACATCACCGAGCTGTCCGTCGGCGAGCCGCCGACGTCACCGGTGCCGTAGTAGTGGTAGTCGGCCATGATGCCGAGCTTCGCCTTGTCCTCGTTGAGGCGTGCCAGAAATGTCTGGGCCTGCGCGCCGCGTCCGGTGGGACGGTTGTCGAGGGCAGTTGCCGTGGCGAGATCGTCGTGGACACTCCCGCTGTACGTCCCGGGGTTGAGTGCCGCAACGACGCTGCTCCCATCGGGTCCCACCCACACGCCGACGTTGAACGGAATCCCCTGACCGTTCTCGCCGAACGGCGTGGTCGGTTGGTCGGGGACCGATGAGCCCCATACCAGCTTCTGCGTCGAGAAGCCCTTGAGTCCGGCGTGGGCCAGCAATTCGGGAAGCGACCACGGGAATCCGAAGCAGTCCGGGAGCATGAACT
This is a stretch of genomic DNA from Gemmatimonadales bacterium. It encodes these proteins:
- the tadA gene encoding tRNA adenosine(34) deaminase TadA; translated protein: MRGPQPAPGDVAGMRLALDQAGQAMTVGEVPIGAVVMREGVVLAAAHNATVALRDPTAHAELLALRQALATAGSDRLTGATLYITLEPCAQCAGAIVLAKVGRVVFGAWDDKAGMAGSIHDLLRHPRLNHRPEVVGGVLADECADLLRSFFEARR
- the clpB gene encoding ATP-dependent chaperone ClpB, which produces MLRPDRLTLKAREAVQAALEQGRTRGNPVVNDAHLLSALLGQDEGIVQSLLAKAGVSIPRLSNRVESEIATFPSQRGGVDVTPTLDRTLSKVFERAEATAKELGDAYVSTEHLLLALAETKGTSARQLFEAEGLTAKELRTALDEVRGSHRVTTDTPEEQYQSLARFTRNLTDQARSGKLDPVIGRDEEVRRVMQVLSRRTKNNPVLIGEPGVGKTAIVEGLAQRIVNGDVPDSLRGKEIIALDIGQLLAGAKYRGEFEERLKSVVKELTDAAGRYVVFIDELHTLVGAGKAEGAVDASNLLKPALARGELHVVGATTLDEYRQNIEKDAALERRFQPVYVGEPTVEDTIAILRGLKEKYEVHHGVRITDNALVSAATLSNRYIGDRFLPDKAIDLVDEAASRIRMEIDSLPQEIDEVERRILQLEIERQSLVRDKDKASVQRRKALEQEIAELKEKSAGMKARWQSEKQAIEGIQKRKAQVEAMRAEIDQATRAGDLQKAAELRYGKIPELERELAGEEQKLNEAQKSSKYLREEVGSEDIANVVAKWTGIPVSKMLESDRERLTRLEAELGRRVVGQPEAITAVANAVRRARAGLQDVGKPTGSFIFLGPTGVGKTETARALAEFLFDDERAMVRLDMSEYMEKHAVARMIGAPPGYVGYEEGGQLTEAVRRRPYCVILFDEIEKAHPDVFNLLLQVLDDGRLTDSQGRAVDFRNTVIIMTSNIGSRYILETKSIAPDAWPEVEAKVLADLRAHFRPEFLNRVDDIVVFRPLSREDLDHIVALQLARLRALVAARGLVLDVAPEAMTWLAEAGYDPLYGARPLKRVIQRELQNPIALQLLEGKYNEGDTIHVAVNGGQLEFAH
- a CDS encoding glycoside hydrolase family 38 C-terminal domain-containing protein, which produces MPALRNAVRHVALLAATVLGAPPLAGQATTAHPPHRASTDATRTHRDLTTQPTLYTVGYAHLDTEWRWEYPQVISEYLPNTMHDNFALFEKYPAYVFNFSGANRYRLMKEYWPQDYAKMAAYIKAGRWFPAGSSMEEGDVNAPSAEAILRQFLYGNEYFQKEFGVTSKEFMLPDCFGFPWSLPELLAHAGLKGFSTQKLVWGSSVPDQPTTPFGENGQGIPFNVGVWVGPDGSSVVAALNPGTYSGSVHDDLATATALDNRPTGRGAQAQTFLARLNEDKAKLGIMADYHYYGTGDVGGSPTDSSVMWIQRSVQDTAGPIKVISSRADQFFLDLTPTEIAKLPRYSGEMELQNHSAGSLTSEAYQKRWIRQNEILADAAEKASIAAQWLGGPAYPAARLDNAWTLMLGDHFHDIAAGTATPKAYEFAWNDDVIAMNTLADVITSGTSSVASALNTQVAGTPVVVYNPLNIARTDLVTATVPATGNATGVVVHDQRGTVVPADLVSHTDTSATVTFIAHVPSVGFAIYGVNTAATAAAPPTELHVDDRSLENARYKVRIDDNGDIASVFDKTVNRELLSAPIRLALLHDDPAQWPAWNMDFADEQAAPRGYVSGPATIRVTERGPARVAITIDRSVDSSHFEQTVSLGAGDAGNRVEVANVIDWRMPATALKATFPFTATDSAATYNWDVGTMKRGNEYDRKFEVPSHQWIDLTDKSGSFGTTILTDDKNGSDKLNDNTIRLTLIRTPGSRGGYTDQASQDFGHHEFRYGIAGHSGDFRAGQTDWQGWRLNTPMMAFATTKHAGRAGSELSLLKVSDPRVRVMALKKAEASNELIVRIVELDGKAHSNVQLSFAGPVTAAREVNGQEQPLGAATVRGGALVTSIKPFAIRSFAVTVAPAPIRIVPQRSAPVALTYDRSVTSRDAQHSVGGFAADGSALPAEMLPASLDYDGVRFHLGPTAGAGSLDAVTAKGQTISLPAGNWTRVYILAASDDGDQTATFRAGNLSRTFDIEDWGGYIGQWDYRTMKRIPGPPPTPQQLAAQAAGQRRADSVRRVRIDSVLKAGGDTSKVPRGRGRGNQGPRMIDAMDHLNPGFIKPADIAWFASHHHDAAGANQFYSYSYLFAYPIDIPAGTKTITLPDNDRVRVMAMTVSNPASTVTRAAPLYDTLGRTAP